In Thermodesulfobacteriota bacterium, the genomic window GCCGAGCCCGCGCAAGGATTCGGTCTTGGCGCCGAAGATCATCCCCAGGAGCCGCTTGATGGCGCCGGTCTTCTTGTCCAGGGCATCCCGGAGGAGGACCACGGCCTGGATGAGGGCGCAGACCAGCTCGCGATCCTTCGGGCTGTACGCTTGGCAATCGAGGAGTCGAAGAGATGAAGGACAGCGCGAAATACGTGAAGATCGTCGAATGGTCTGAAGCGGACCAGTGCTACGTTGGCAGCGCACCGGGGCTTGTTCGTGGGGGGTGCCATGGCTCTGACGAGAAGGCCGTCTTCGACGAGCTGTGCCAAATTGTTGAGGAGGCCATCGAGCTCTACCGTGCTGAGGGAAGGCCGCTGCCGCCACCGACCTCCAGTCGCGACTTTGCCAACAAGCTGTAGCGCGTCGCGTGACCAATAGAGGTCAGCGAAGATGCCGACAGTCCTGCGTGACGGGCCGTATCGGTTCTTCTTCTATGCGGGAGACCGGAACGATCCCTTGCACGTTCACGTGGAACGTGACGAGAATGTCGCCAAGTATTGGCTGGATCCGGTTCGGCTCCATAGCAGCGGTGGATTTGCCCGAATGGAGCTCGTGCGAATCGAGAGGATCATCAAGACCCACCAGGATGAGCTGAAGAGGGCTTGGTATGGCTATCACGGCGATTCAAATTGAGATCCCTTACGCTGTCCGCGTTCAGATCAATGACGACACCCTTTCTGTGGACCTGAGCGATGGCCGGACGATTTCGGTGCCCCTGGGCTGGTATCCTCGGCTCGTCGAGGCCACACCTGGAGAGCGAGAACGTTGGCGGCTCATCGGTGGGGGCGAAGGTATTCATTGGGAAGACCTGGACGAAGATATCAGCATTGAAGGCTTGCTGGCTGGCAGGGCGTCGGGCGAAAGCCAGCAATCCCTCAGGAAGTGGCTCGAAGCTCGGGCAGGACGGCAACACAACAGCCCCAGTTGACCGCCATCCTGAGCGCCGCCCTGAGTCCTCCCGCTCTGCCGCGCAGGACTGGCACGTTGCCGATCCGGGGGGCAGCAACCGATTCTGTTGAGGATGCGAACCGTGAAGATGAGAACAGCGCTGGGGATGATGCTGGGGGCGGCCCTGCTCGGCGGCCTCTACACCGGGTCCACCTGGTTCATGGGCAGGGAGATCGAAAAGGTCATCGGTCAGCAGTACAGCCTGGTGGCAACCCTGCCTTACCTCACGATCGTCCAGCGGGACTACCGGCGGGGCGTCTTCTGCTCCCAGGAGACCGCGACCATTGAGCTGTTCGGCGACACCATGCGGGCCCTGGCCAGCACCCAGGCGGTGTCTGGATCAGCGGTGGCCGTGCCCGAGCG contains:
- a CDS encoding DUF4160 domain-containing protein → MPTVLRDGPYRFFFYAGDRNDPLHVHVERDENVAKYWLDPVRLHSSGGFARMELVRIERIIKTHQDELKRAWYGYHGDSN
- a CDS encoding DUF2442 domain-containing protein, producing MAITAIQIEIPYAVRVQINDDTLSVDLSDGRTISVPLGWYPRLVEATPGERERWRLIGGGEGIHWEDLDEDISIEGLLAGRASGESQQSLRKWLEARAGRQHNSPS